In Opitutaceae bacterium TAV5, one genomic interval encodes:
- a CDS encoding pectate lyase: MPSFLICIHKAVTTACLSLLLAGALHAAPAAASGVTPSAPPPLTLALVGDSTVANYPPGHPRRGWGQLLPEFLAPNVNVLNEARGGRSTKSFEAKYWTRVLSAKPDFIFIQFGHNDSHAKDKPEATDAATDYRDNLRRYVTEARAAGATPVLVTPVSRRTFRKGQLTDRLAPYADAMRIVATETKTPLVDLHKSSADLFTRLGEAATDDWTLNNAGQPDQTGPGDRTHFTETGAREIARLVAEALPAIDPRLVGATVIPSGSAVSP; encoded by the coding sequence ATGCCCTCCTTCCTCATCTGTATCCATAAAGCCGTGACTACGGCCTGCCTGTCGCTTCTCCTCGCCGGCGCCCTCCACGCCGCGCCGGCCGCCGCCAGCGGTGTCACACCCTCCGCGCCGCCCCCGCTCACCCTCGCCCTCGTCGGCGACTCCACCGTGGCCAACTATCCGCCCGGGCATCCCCGTCGCGGCTGGGGCCAGCTCCTCCCCGAGTTCCTCGCGCCCAATGTAAACGTCCTCAACGAAGCCCGCGGCGGACGCAGCACCAAAAGCTTCGAGGCGAAATACTGGACCCGGGTTCTGAGCGCCAAGCCCGACTTCATTTTCATCCAGTTCGGTCACAACGATTCGCACGCGAAGGACAAACCCGAGGCTACCGACGCCGCCACCGACTATCGCGACAACCTCCGCCGTTACGTCACCGAAGCCCGTGCCGCCGGCGCCACTCCCGTGCTCGTCACTCCCGTCAGCCGCCGCACTTTTCGCAAAGGCCAGCTCACCGACCGCCTTGCACCGTACGCTGATGCCATGCGCATCGTCGCCACCGAAACGAAGACCCCGCTCGTCGACCTCCACAAAAGCAGCGCCGATCTCTTTACCCGGCTTGGCGAAGCCGCTACCGACGACTGGACGCTCAACAATGCTGGCCAGCCCGATCAGACCGGCCCGGGCGACCGCACTCATTTCACCGAAACCGGCGCGCGCGAGATCGCCCGCCTCGTGGCTGAAGCGCTCCCCGCCATCGATCCGCGACTGGTCGGGGCGACTGTCATACCGTCGGGCTCCGCGGTGTCTCCATGA
- a CDS encoding dehydrogenase produces MNASGALPHLQPSRSRGIAAIGAGHMGIDHIATLANPAAAPRWHLLHVCDLSTGRLRLAREMAPHAALHTGDIDVLLADPAVEAITVNTPSAVRPGIVLRALAAGKHVLCEKPLAPAPAAARQLAEDIGCLLEKRSAAGQSPLLLTCNLFSRNIPWLRRAHDLIREGAIGQLAIIRTAHCTPKWKDPSRLTRPRPEGHTLHNCGMHYVDLIRWLSGSEFTDDATCRATRFWGGEYELHFMAQGRMANGCAWDLHNSFCYTSLARDPRNWSVVECIGTRGVISARHDFHDARFEVRGPALTLDETFSYESKQLSRYYDDFACALDTADLGRLPRIMDAVIASEFSQRLVDQALAGPVPNFGDASTFSLSS; encoded by the coding sequence ATGAACGCTTCCGGTGCGCTTCCTCATCTTCAGCCGTCCCGTTCGCGTGGCATCGCCGCCATCGGCGCCGGTCATATGGGTATCGACCACATCGCTACGCTGGCCAATCCCGCAGCCGCGCCCCGCTGGCACCTTCTCCATGTCTGCGACCTCTCGACCGGTCGCCTTCGACTTGCCCGTGAGATGGCTCCCCACGCTGCCTTGCATACCGGGGATATCGACGTTCTTCTCGCCGATCCGGCCGTCGAGGCCATCACCGTCAACACGCCTTCCGCTGTCCGTCCCGGCATCGTCCTTCGTGCGCTTGCCGCCGGCAAACACGTCCTTTGCGAAAAACCCCTTGCGCCTGCTCCCGCCGCCGCCCGGCAACTCGCCGAAGACATCGGATGCCTTCTGGAAAAACGCTCTGCCGCCGGCCAATCCCCGCTGCTCCTCACCTGCAATCTTTTTAGTCGAAATATCCCCTGGCTGCGCCGCGCGCACGACCTCATTCGTGAAGGAGCGATCGGACAACTCGCTATTATCCGGACCGCCCATTGCACGCCCAAGTGGAAAGACCCCTCGCGTCTCACGCGCCCGCGTCCCGAAGGTCACACGCTGCACAATTGCGGCATGCACTATGTGGACCTCATCCGCTGGCTCTCGGGAAGTGAATTTACGGATGACGCCACCTGTCGCGCCACGCGCTTCTGGGGCGGCGAGTATGAACTCCATTTCATGGCCCAAGGCCGCATGGCAAATGGCTGCGCCTGGGATCTGCACAACAGTTTTTGCTACACGTCACTCGCTCGCGATCCGCGCAACTGGTCGGTTGTCGAGTGCATCGGCACGCGAGGTGTTATCAGCGCCCGGCACGATTTCCATGACGCCCGCTTCGAAGTCCGCGGCCCCGCTCTCACGCTCGACGAAACGTTCTCCTACGAAAGCAAACAGCTCTCCCGCTATTACGATGACTTCGCCTGCGCGCTCGACACGGCCGACCTCGGCCGCCTGCCTCGCATCATGGATGCAGTTATCGCATCCGAATTCAGCCAACGCCTCGTTGATCAGGCACTTGCCGGTCCCGTTCCGAACTTCGGGGATGCCAGCACCTTCTCTCTATCGTCCTGA
- a CDS encoding peptide deformylase, producing the protein MVLPIVHYNNPVLRKKGENVTVFDAALAKLGHDMIETMHAAKGIGLAAQQIGRAIRFCVVDVRTADRDYDWELDGAKPPVELFMPLVMANPEVKAAPGCEKVVYEEGCLSFPEIRGDVSRPEEIIVKFQDADGVPHVLQCNGILARCIQHEADHLAGTLFIDRMTRRVRAGLERAVKELADQTKAAEDAATGATAEPT; encoded by the coding sequence ATGGTGCTGCCAATTGTTCACTACAACAACCCCGTCCTGAGAAAAAAAGGCGAGAACGTAACCGTTTTTGACGCCGCACTGGCCAAACTGGGCCACGACATGATCGAGACCATGCATGCGGCAAAAGGCATCGGCCTGGCGGCGCAGCAGATCGGGCGGGCCATCCGGTTCTGCGTCGTCGATGTGAGGACGGCGGACCGCGACTACGACTGGGAGCTGGACGGGGCGAAACCTCCGGTGGAGTTGTTCATGCCGCTCGTGATGGCGAACCCGGAAGTGAAAGCGGCTCCGGGCTGCGAAAAGGTGGTTTACGAAGAGGGTTGCCTGTCGTTCCCGGAAATCCGCGGTGACGTGTCGCGTCCGGAAGAGATCATCGTGAAATTCCAGGATGCCGACGGCGTGCCGCATGTGCTGCAGTGCAACGGCATCCTCGCGCGCTGCATCCAGCACGAGGCGGATCATCTGGCGGGCACGTTGTTTATCGACCGGATGACCAGGCGCGTGCGCGCCGGACTGGAGCGGGCGGTGAAGGAACTGGCGGACCAGACGAAGGCCGCGGAGGACGCCGCAACCGGAGCAACTGCGGAGCCGACATGA
- a CDS encoding adenylylsulfate kinase translates to MGSSVNSADSAVAAAANLHPVFDRVLPRAEKEARFRQHGRVIWLYGLSGSGKSTLAIALERSLFAAGFVTHLLDGDNVRTGLNRGLGFSDADRAENLRRVAEVAKLFVQAGIITICSFITPLRENRSRVREIIGSDDLLDVYVKASFETCARRDPKGLYAKAAAGGVGQFTGRDSTFEPPEPASIAPGADVPALVIDTEAAPPEACLQTLLDTLLPRIRFPGTSAPALFSPSPSAVSSSTSRH, encoded by the coding sequence ATGGGTTCTTCCGTCAACAGTGCCGACTCCGCAGTCGCTGCCGCCGCCAATCTTCATCCGGTGTTCGATCGCGTCCTGCCGCGTGCGGAAAAGGAAGCCCGGTTTCGGCAGCATGGACGGGTGATCTGGCTCTACGGGCTCTCCGGCTCGGGCAAGAGCACGCTCGCCATCGCGCTGGAGCGCAGCCTCTTCGCCGCCGGTTTCGTCACCCACCTGCTCGATGGCGACAACGTCCGCACCGGCCTCAACCGCGGGCTCGGCTTCAGCGATGCCGACCGGGCGGAGAATCTCCGGCGCGTCGCCGAAGTGGCGAAACTCTTTGTACAGGCCGGCATCATCACGATCTGCTCGTTCATCACGCCGCTCAGGGAAAATCGCTCCCGTGTTCGCGAAATCATCGGGTCTGACGATCTTCTCGACGTTTACGTGAAGGCTTCATTCGAAACCTGCGCCCGTCGCGATCCGAAGGGCCTCTATGCCAAGGCCGCCGCCGGCGGAGTCGGGCAATTTACCGGGCGCGACTCGACATTCGAGCCGCCGGAGCCTGCGTCCATCGCGCCCGGCGCCGACGTCCCCGCGCTCGTCATCGACACCGAGGCCGCTCCGCCCGAGGCCTGCCTGCAAACGCTTCTCGATACCCTGCTCCCGCGTATCCGGTTTCCCGGCACGTCCGCGCCCGCGCTTTTTTCACCGTCTCCCTCGGCTGTTTCCTCTTCCACTTCACGACATTGA
- a CDS encoding sulfate adenylyltransferase subunit 2 (with CysN catalyzes the formation of adenylylsulfate from sulfate and ATP) — MTAIASAPVSAKSLSSSARSGTPTANPPAATPATAPAAPATAPAAPASATPDADADAAGPATSVAASSAPVRAAAHASGFSSYNLTHLAQLEHEAIFVMREVAAQFERPALLFSGGKDSIVMVRLAQKAFAPARFPFPLVHIDTGHNFVETIEFRDWLAKDTGGRLVVRYVEDSIKSGSAVEEKGPNPSRNGLQTVTLLETIEEFKFDACLGGARRDEEKARAKERFFSHRNEFGEWDPKNQRPELWNLFNGRKQVGEHFRVFPLSNWTEMDVWQYIARENLRIPSIYFAHRRRVVNRGGTLLADTPFINLLPGESFTERTVRFRTVGDATCTGAVESTAADLAEIIQEVASARVTERGTRADDKRSESAMEDRKKAGYF, encoded by the coding sequence ATGACCGCTATCGCTTCGGCACCCGTATCCGCCAAATCCCTGTCTTCTTCCGCCCGCTCAGGCACACCCACCGCCAACCCGCCGGCCGCCACGCCGGCGACCGCCCCCGCCGCACCGGCGACCGCCCCCGCCGCACCGGCGTCCGCGACTCCGGACGCCGATGCGGACGCCGCCGGGCCAGCCACGTCCGTCGCCGCGTCCTCCGCGCCTGTCCGCGCCGCCGCTCACGCCTCCGGATTTTCGTCCTACAACCTCACCCACCTCGCCCAGCTCGAGCACGAGGCGATTTTCGTGATGCGTGAAGTCGCCGCCCAGTTCGAGCGGCCCGCACTCCTCTTTTCCGGCGGCAAGGACTCCATCGTCATGGTGCGCCTCGCGCAAAAGGCCTTCGCCCCCGCGCGTTTCCCGTTCCCGCTCGTCCACATCGACACCGGCCACAATTTCGTCGAGACGATCGAATTCCGCGACTGGCTGGCGAAGGACACCGGCGGCCGCCTCGTCGTCCGTTACGTGGAAGATTCGATCAAGTCCGGCTCCGCGGTTGAGGAAAAAGGGCCCAACCCCTCGCGCAACGGACTCCAGACCGTCACGCTGCTCGAAACCATCGAGGAGTTCAAATTCGATGCCTGCCTCGGCGGCGCGCGCCGCGACGAGGAGAAGGCCCGCGCCAAGGAGCGCTTTTTCTCCCATCGCAACGAATTCGGCGAGTGGGACCCGAAGAACCAGCGTCCCGAGCTCTGGAATCTTTTCAACGGCCGCAAGCAGGTCGGCGAGCACTTCCGCGTCTTCCCGCTCTCCAACTGGACGGAGATGGATGTCTGGCAATACATCGCCCGTGAAAACCTCCGCATTCCGTCGATCTACTTCGCGCACCGGCGCCGCGTTGTGAACCGCGGCGGCACGCTCCTCGCCGACACGCCCTTCATCAACCTGTTGCCCGGCGAGAGCTTCACCGAGCGCACCGTGCGCTTCCGCACCGTGGGTGACGCCACCTGCACCGGCGCTGTGGAATCCACCGCGGCCGACCTCGCCGAGATCATCCAGGAAGTCGCCTCCGCCCGCGTCACCGAACGCGGCACCCGCGCCGACGACAAGCGCTCCGAAAGCGCCATGGAAGACCGCAAGAAAGCGGGCTATTTCTGA
- a CDS encoding sulfate adenylyltransferase yields MSSAPASPAHSDQHYLSMDLLRFTTAGSVDDGKSTLIGRLLYDSKSIFEDTLENLERVTEQRGEEHLNLSLLTDGLRAEREQGITIDVAYRYFATPRRKFIIADTPGHIQYTRNMVTGASTANLAIILIDARKGVIEQTCRHSFIASLLGIPHVIVAVNKMDLVDWSEARFDEIVAAYKEFSSRLAIPDIQFIPISALHGDNVVERSANMPWHAGAPLLHTLENVYIGSDLNHVDPRFPIQTVIRPHTDAYHDFRGFAGRVAGGVFRPGDEIVALPSGLPAKIKSVHGPDGEIPEAFAPMSVTITLDREIDSSRGDLFAKPANQPHVTQDVEAMICWFSPSKLQPGGKYIVRHTTREAKAVVKAVLYKVNINTLHKVEDDLTIGMNDIGRIRLRVAQPLMVDSYRRNRTTGSFVLVDEFTNATIAAGMILWPEPNVTPEPSPWVDMGGL; encoded by the coding sequence ATGTCGTCCGCACCCGCTTCTCCCGCCCATTCCGACCAGCACTACCTTTCCATGGATCTGCTCCGCTTTACCACGGCGGGCAGCGTGGATGACGGCAAATCGACCCTGATCGGCCGCCTCCTCTATGATTCCAAATCCATCTTCGAGGACACCCTGGAAAACCTCGAACGCGTCACCGAGCAGCGCGGCGAGGAGCACCTCAACCTCTCGCTCCTCACCGACGGCCTCCGCGCCGAGCGCGAGCAGGGCATCACCATCGATGTGGCCTACCGCTACTTCGCCACGCCCAGGCGCAAGTTCATCATCGCCGATACGCCCGGCCACATCCAGTACACGCGCAACATGGTGACCGGTGCCTCCACCGCCAATCTCGCCATCATCCTCATCGACGCGCGCAAGGGCGTCATCGAGCAAACCTGCCGCCACTCCTTCATCGCCTCGCTCCTCGGCATCCCGCACGTCATCGTCGCTGTCAACAAGATGGATCTCGTCGACTGGAGCGAAGCCCGCTTCGACGAGATCGTCGCCGCCTACAAGGAGTTTTCGTCACGCCTGGCGATCCCCGACATCCAGTTTATCCCGATCTCCGCGCTGCACGGCGACAACGTCGTGGAGCGCTCCGCCAACATGCCCTGGCATGCCGGCGCGCCGCTCCTGCACACGCTCGAAAACGTCTACATCGGCAGCGACCTCAACCACGTCGATCCGCGCTTCCCGATCCAGACGGTGATCCGTCCGCACACCGACGCGTACCACGATTTCCGCGGCTTTGCCGGGCGCGTGGCCGGCGGCGTGTTTCGCCCCGGCGACGAGATTGTCGCACTCCCGTCCGGGCTCCCCGCGAAGATCAAATCCGTCCACGGACCCGACGGCGAAATCCCCGAGGCCTTCGCGCCGATGTCGGTCACGATCACGCTCGACCGCGAAATCGATTCCTCGCGCGGCGACCTTTTTGCGAAGCCGGCCAACCAGCCGCACGTGACGCAGGATGTCGAGGCGATGATCTGCTGGTTTTCGCCTTCGAAACTCCAGCCCGGCGGCAAGTACATCGTGCGGCACACGACGCGCGAGGCGAAGGCGGTGGTCAAGGCGGTGCTCTACAAGGTGAACATCAACACGCTGCACAAGGTGGAGGATGACCTGACGATCGGCATGAACGACATCGGCCGCATCCGCCTGCGCGTGGCCCAGCCGCTGATGGTCGATTCATACCGTCGCAACCGCACCACGGGCAGCTTCGTGCTCGTGGACGAGTTCACCAACGCGACGATTGCCGCCGGCATGATCCTCTGGCCCGAACCCAACGTCACCCCCGAGCCCAGCCCGTGGGTGGATATGGGCGGACTGTGA
- a CDS encoding beta-glucosidase — MSPVTTCKFPDNFIWGAATAATQIEGAAAADGKGPSIWDHYATIPGKIRDGDTPAVACDHYHRYPEDFSLMRDLGLRHYRLSVSWPRIFPDGDGAPNPRGLDFYKRLLDCLAGNGITPWVTFYHWDLPQSLEDRFGGWRSRKTVDAFARYADTLVRELGDRVRHWFTINEIFSFTRNGYGTGRNAPGLREPEQVVNQTYHHALVAHGHAVRAVREHGAPGAIVGMADNPRIPIPLFATNAADIAAAREVFVVDNIRVLEPLHRGTYTDTYLRIIGEADQPHVAPDDFALITQRTDFFGFNAYSGYFVRAGRDGHPERVPFSAPFAKTDCDWHHITPQSLYWGPRFYTEVYGPHPIHIAENGCGYINEPVTGIESGGGADGTGTREVLDLHRKVLLRENLLELHRAIGDGVPVRGYFHWSFMDNYEWTAGYAPRFGLVHVDYATQRRTPKLSARWYAGVMSANSVA, encoded by the coding sequence ATGTCACCTGTCACTACCTGCAAATTTCCGGATAATTTCATCTGGGGCGCTGCCACCGCCGCGACCCAGATCGAAGGGGCCGCCGCGGCCGACGGCAAGGGTCCGTCCATCTGGGATCACTACGCCACGATTCCCGGAAAGATCCGCGACGGCGATACGCCCGCCGTCGCCTGCGATCATTACCACCGCTATCCGGAGGATTTTTCCCTGATGCGCGATCTGGGGCTTCGCCACTACCGCCTCTCCGTCTCCTGGCCCCGCATTTTTCCCGATGGCGACGGCGCGCCCAATCCGCGCGGCCTCGATTTTTACAAACGTCTCCTCGATTGCCTCGCCGGAAACGGCATCACGCCGTGGGTGACATTCTATCACTGGGACCTGCCGCAATCGCTCGAAGACCGCTTCGGCGGCTGGCGCTCGCGGAAGACCGTCGATGCCTTCGCCCGTTATGCCGATACGCTCGTCCGTGAACTCGGCGACCGCGTGCGTCACTGGTTCACGATCAACGAAATCTTTTCCTTCACCCGCAACGGCTACGGCACCGGACGCAACGCACCCGGCCTCCGCGAACCCGAGCAGGTCGTCAACCAGACCTACCACCATGCCCTCGTCGCCCACGGCCATGCCGTCCGGGCCGTGCGCGAACACGGCGCGCCCGGCGCCATCGTCGGCATGGCGGACAATCCACGCATCCCCATCCCGCTTTTCGCTACAAACGCCGCCGACATCGCCGCCGCCCGCGAGGTGTTTGTGGTGGACAACATTCGTGTCCTCGAACCGCTCCATCGCGGCACCTACACCGACACCTACCTGCGGATCATCGGCGAAGCCGACCAGCCACACGTCGCACCGGACGATTTTGCACTCATCACGCAGCGCACGGATTTTTTCGGGTTCAACGCCTACAGCGGCTACTTCGTCCGCGCCGGGCGCGACGGTCATCCCGAACGCGTGCCCTTCTCCGCGCCCTTTGCCAAAACCGACTGCGACTGGCATCACATCACCCCGCAATCGCTTTACTGGGGACCGCGGTTCTACACGGAGGTTTATGGCCCGCACCCGATCCATATCGCGGAAAACGGCTGCGGCTACATCAACGAGCCTGTCACCGGCATCGAAAGCGGCGGCGGTGCGGACGGCACGGGCACCCGCGAAGTGCTCGACCTGCATCGAAAAGTCCTGCTGCGCGAAAACCTCCTCGAACTCCACCGCGCCATCGGCGACGGCGTGCCTGTGCGCGGTTATTTCCACTGGTCATTCATGGACAACTACGAATGGACCGCCGGGTATGCCCCGCGTTTCGGCCTCGTGCATGTGGACTACGCGACCCAGCGCCGCACGCCCAAACTCAGCGCCCGCTGGTATGCCGGCGTGATGAGCGCGAACAGCGTCGCATGA